From one Lotus japonicus ecotype B-129 chromosome 3, LjGifu_v1.2 genomic stretch:
- the LOC130745733 gene encoding nucleolin 1-like: protein MRQFGYIQTIPRHPSEMDRSPAAEAVDAAFAGYVQYLFPEGDPAIEEGQAVGGYMDWYARVSHCFIIPDERRIDLSAVAALRRALEVLELSLEVDDALLPGTQARALTERALRILQDLAGTQGIAYAAGRGGLGAGGRVGGRAGGRAGGREGGRAGARGGRRGRGGRRGRGQ, encoded by the exons ATGCGACAGTTTGGGTATATACAGACGATCCCGCGCCACCCTAGTGAGATGGATAGATCTCCCGCAGCTGAGGCTGTTGATGCGGCATTCGCAGGTTATGTGCAGTACTTGTTCCCTGAGGGCGACCCTGCTATAGAGGAGGGACAGGCTGTGGGCGGTTACATGGATTGGTACGCTAGAGTGTCTCATTGTTTCATCATACCGGATGAGAGGAGGATTGATCTCAGTGCCGtg GCTGCTTTGCGTAGGGCTTTAGAAGTCCTTGAGTTGTCACTTGAGGTGGATGATGCTTTGCTGCCAGGCACACAGGCCCGCGCTTTAACGGAGAGAGCACTTCGCATCCTCCAGGACTTGGCTGGGACACAGGGCATTGCTTACGCTGCTGGGAGAGGAGGTCTGGGAGCAGGTGGCCGAGTAGGTGGCCGAGCCGGCGGCCGAGCAG GTGGCCGGGAGGGCGGCAGGGCAGGAGCCAGGGGAGGTCGTAGGGGTAGGGGAGGTCGTCGGGGTAGGGGACAGTAG